ATCTCGGCCGCTCTTTCGTGCAGTTTCCCCGAAACTGCACGGCGGCGGCGGGCGGAGGGCGTGGCATGAGCGTGATCGAAGACGCCATCGTATGGCTGAACGACCCACTGAACTGGACCAATCCGGACGGCATCCTCGCCCGGACCGCGGAGCACCTGTGGATCTCGGCGGCGGCGGTGGCGCTCGGGTGCGCGCTGGCCTGGCCGCTGGGGATCTGGCTGGGGCACGTCGGGCGGGGCGGGCCGGCCGTGGTGACGGTGACCAACCTGAGCCGGGCGGTCCCGACGGTGGCGCTGCTGACCATCTTCCCGCTCACCGCGATCGGGTTCGGCCAGCCCGCGATCATCCTGGCGCTGACCCTGTTCGCGATCCCGCCGCTGCTGGCCAACGCGTACCTGGGCCTGCGCGAGGTGGACCCCGAGGTGCGCGACGCGGGCCGGGGCATGGGCCTGTCCGGCGGGCAGCTGCTGCGCAAGGTGGAGCTGCCGCTGGCGGTGCCGTACCTGGCCAACGGGTTCCGGATCGCGGCGGTGCAGGTGATCGCGACCGCGACGCTGGCCGCGTTCGTCAACGGCGGCGGCCTCGGCATGATCATCAGCCGCGGCTTCGGGCTCGGCCTGAACGCGGGCGGCGGGCAGGTGCTGGCCGGCGGCGTGCTGGTGGCGGTGCTCTGCCTGGGCGTCGAGGGGCTGCTCGCGCTCGCCGAGAGGGCGCTGCTGCCCAGGGCGCTGCGCCGCGGCGCGCACCGGCCGCCCGCCTCGGTCGCCGACGCCCTGCCCGGCCGGGCATGAGCATGACCTCGATCACTTCGAGGCTGGGGCGGTAACGCGTCTACCTGCGGATGTGAACAGTTTGCGAAATATCGGGCCGGGGTAGGTCGAGCACGGTTCACGAATTTTCACAAGGATGTCCCAGGTACCCGTTAAGAAGGCTGTTGAGCATTCTTCTGCCCGACGGAAGGCGAGACATAAAGATGGCAACGCACACCCGGAGGGCGTCCGTCCTCCTCCTGTCCGCGGTCAGCACGGCGGCGTTCGCGCTGGCCGGCTGCGGTCAGGCGGGCTCCTCCGGCACCGAGGCCCCGGCCACCGTGTCCGGCGCGGGCTGCGCGCCCGTGGCCGGCGAGCAGCTGGTGGTCCTCGAGGACGACAAGCACCTGCAGAACGCCGACAACGTCATCGCCGTCGCCAACGCCAAGGCCGCGTCCCCCGCACTGCTGGCCGCGGTGAACAAGGTCGGCGACGCGCTGGACACCCCGAAGCTGGTCGCGCTGAACAAGGCAGTCGAGGTGGACCGCAAGACCTCGCAGGTCGCGGCCCAGGACTTCGCCGCGCAGGCGAGCCTGACCACCGGCCTGTCCGGCGGCAACGGGCCGGTCGTGGTCGGTGCGGCCAACTTCCCGGAGAGCCGCACCCTGGCCGAGCTCTACAAGATCGCGCTGGACGCGGCGGGCTTCAAGGCGACCGTGCAGACCACCGGCAACCGCGAGCTGTACGAGGCGGCCCTGGAGCGCGGCGAGCTGACCGTGTTCCCCGAGTACGCCGCCACCCTCACCGAGTTCCTCAACCAGAAGCAGAACGGCAAGGACGCCGCGCCCAAGGCGAGCGGCGACATCGACGCGACCGTCACGGCCCTGAAGGAGCTGGCCACCAAGGCCGGTCTCGCCGTCGGCACCCCGTCCAAGGCCGCCGACCAGAACGCGTACGCGGTGACCAAGGCGTTCGCGGACCAGCACCAGCTCAAGACGCTGTCCGACTTCGCCGCGAAGTGCTCCGGCACCGCCTCGATCCTGGCCGGACCCGCCGAGTGCCCGGAGCGCCCGTTCTGCCAGCCCGGCCTGGACAAGACCTACGGCATCAAGTTCGGCAGCTTCCTGCAGGCCGACGCCGGCGGCGCCCAGACCAAGACCGCCCTCACCACCGGCAAGGCCACCCTCGGCACCGTCTTCTCCTCCGACGGCACCCTCGTCCCCAACTCCTGACCCGCATCACCCCGGGCCCGGCGCACCCGCACCGGGCCCGCTTCACTGCGTTGATCATGAACTTATGGGCGTGTTCGACGGCGTGTCGGCACCCCTAACTTCATGATCGATCCGGTTCAGGCGAACCGGAACAGGCGCAGGGACGGGTCCAGGGACCGGGGCGGGGCGGTGAGCCGGTGCACGCCGACCGAGAAGAGCACACCGTCCGGCGCGTGGAAGGCCCGCTCCGCGAAGCCGGCCTCAGCGAACCAGGTCCGGATCGCCGGAGTCAGGTCGGGGGCGCGCCGGGTGCGGGTCCAGATCACGGCCGCGCCGGGGGCGCACAGCTGCGGCAGGGCGGTGACGGTGCTGCGTACGTCGTCGTCGGTGATGTTGCCCAGCACACCCGCGAGCAGCACCAGGTCGGCGGGGACCGCGTCGGCGTACGCCGCCGTGACTCCGGCGTCGCCGCACACCACGGTCACGTCCGCGCCGGTGCCGGACGCCAGCTCCCGGGCCGCGGCGGCGTTGCGTGGATCGAACTCGATCAGCGTGGCCCGCACCCGCCGCGCGTCGGCCCGCCCGGCCAGCACGCCGAGCAGGTCCCGTCCCTGTCCGGCACACGCGCTGACCACCGTGAGCAAGGGCTCCGGGCGCTCGTCGAGCCACTCCGCGACGTGCCGCTGCACCAGGCGCAGCCGCCGCGACAGCGGTGACTCCGGGTCCGCGTACGGCTGATGCCAGTCGTGCCAATCCTTGGTCCGCGCCATCGGTCCAGGCTGCCAGAGCGAGCCGCGTGGCCGGAGGCCGCCACTGGCCGCCGCGGCTCGCCGGGCGCCGGTGCTCGGCGGCCGGGGCATGCCCGGATCGTCGCCGCCGCACCGATCAGGCATGATCGGCGTTCCCCCCCCGCCGTAGTCAGGAGCCGCCCGGTGTTCGACCGCCTGTCTTCCCGGTGCCGCCGCACCGGCCTGCACGTCGCGACGACCCGGCGGCTGTGGGTGATCAGCGCGCGCCTGGCCGACCTCGCTCAGCACGGCGCGATCGGCGGCGACGACGAGGCGCGGCACTGGCAGGGCTGGTCCCCGGAGGACGTCGGCCCGCTGCCGGACGGCCCGACCGTCGCGCCGCCGTCGGACCATACCGACGTGGTGACGCCCCTGCTCGACCTGCTGCTCTTCACCGCCGTCGAGCGCCGCACCCGGATCGCGGTCGCGTCGGTCACCACCAGCCGCAACCCCGAGGGCCACCACCTGATCGGCGGCAACGTCCGCGCCGGCTTCCGCAACAGGGGGTACGGGCGTGAGGCGCTGACCGCCGCGTGCGAGCTGGCCCACCGGCACTTCGGCATCACGACGCTGTACGCCGGCTGCGAGGTGGGCAACACGGCCAGCCGTGGCTGGCTCGCCGCCTGCGGGTTCACTACGGACGGGCAGGCGAGCGGGCTGACCCTGCCGAACGGCCGGGAGATCGAGTCGCTGTGGTGGTGGCGCACCGACCGCCGGGCCCGGGTGCGCTGCCCGCACCTGCACACCACCCGCCTGCCCGCCGACAGCGGCCTCACCCGGCCCCTGTCCCCCACCGGCGGCTTCCCCACCATCTCGCCACCGGCGCCGCGTGCCGACCCCCAGCCGCGTTGATCATGAAGTTAGGGCAGCGACACACCGTCGAACACGCCCATAAGTTCATGATCGACGCAGTGCCCGCGGAGCGGGCGGGGGTCAGTGGGGGAAGGCGGCGAGGGTGAGGGTGGCGAGGGTGGCGCCGGTGAGGGTGGTGAGGAGGGTCAGGCCGGTCATCGGGGAGAGCTTGACGGCGTTGGGGATGCCGATGACGCGGGCACCGGCGGCCAGGGCGCTGGCCACGCCGGTGGGCGAGTCCTCGATGGCGATGCAGTGGGCGGGGTCGACGCCGAGCAGCTTGGCGGCGCGCTGGTAGGGGTCCGGGTGCGGCTTGGTGAAGGCGACCTCGTCGCCGCAGACGACGGCGTCGAAGTTGTGCCGGCCGAGGGTGTCCAGGGCGACGTCCACGCACTGCCGGTTGGTCGAGGTGACCAGGGCGGTGGGCAGGCCCGCGGCGCGCACCTCGTGCAGCAGCTCGCGGGCGCCGGGGCGCCACACCAGGTCCGTGGCGAACAGCCCGGCGACCCGGTCGTAGATCCACCGGGCGCTGACCGCGGCGTCGCGCCACGGCTGGCCGATGCCGTCGTGGAACAGCACCATCGACTCGTCGACCGAGCGCCCGACCATGGCCAGCCGCACCTCGGCGGCGATCGGCGCGCCGTACTCGTGGGCCAGCTCCTCGATCGCGATGTCCCACAGCGGCTCGCTGTCGAAGAGGGTTCCGTCCATGTCGAAGAGCACTGCCGCTGGGATCACTCGAGAATGATCCCGCGCAGGCGGCCCCGTCGCAGGTCACCGTGGCTGACATCACGTCGCGCGCCGGTGGTTTCGCCGATGCCCGCGCGGCCGGGTGCGGCGAATACTGCCGCCATGACGGTCCAGATCTACGACATCATGGCCTGCAACGTGTACTGGGACTTCGACGACTCCCTCGGCCTGCCCCGGGAGCAGCACAAGTTCCTGGTCTCGTTCCACCCGTCCGAGACGCCCGTGCCCGATCTGGTGGACCGGATCGTCGCACGCGGGCCGGGCGGCTACGAGGCCGCGTTCACCAACCAGATGTTCACCAACGCCAACCGCGACGGCTGGATCTACGACCCGTCGCTGAACTACCACTGGTACATGCTCAACGTGCCGACCGGCTTCCTGCCCGAGGGCACGTACACCATCGAGGTGGTCACCAAGGACGGGCAGGTGCTCAGCCGCTCGCGGGAGCAGCGCGACGCGCCGTCGCGCGCCATCGTGGACAGCTACCTGGCCGACCGCGAGCGCTTGGCGTACACCCTGACCAGCTGGACCACCCTCGCGGAGCTGGGCGGACCGGACGCGTACTACGTGTACCGGCTGGCGAAGGCGCGCTCGCTGCGCGAGTTCGACACGCAGCGGCTGCTGTGGTGGGACAACATCTACATCCGGCGTGCCCGCGGCGTCGAGCCGCAGGCGGGGCTGAACAAGGGCGCGGTGGACCTGCCGATCGAGCTGACGCCGGGTGAGAGCTACGGCGTGTTCGTCGAGATCACCGACGGAAACGTGCAGAGCGAGGCCAACATCTGCGTCTTTCAACCGCATAGGTTCCTGGTCGCGTGAGTGTCGGGGGCGGTGACTAACGTGTCGTCGTCCCCTCCACCGCGAGAGCGAGGCCCTTCCCCCATGGCCGTTGAGACCACCTACCTCGAACTGTCCGAAGCCGACGGCGGCGCGCACAAGTTCTACGAGGTCATCGTCGACGACACCGAGATGACCATCCGGTACGGGCGCATCGGCGACGCCGGTGCCACGACGAAGACCACGTTCGCCGACCACGACAAGGCGCGCGCCGCAGCGGCGAAGAAGATCGGCGAGAAGGTGCGCAAGGGGTACGCGCCCGCCGTCCAGGGCCAGCGCCAGAAGCGCGCGGTGTCGCGGCGGGCCATCGTCAGCACCCGGTCCACCGCGAAGACCGCACCGGTGCTGTGGCGCTACCGCTCGGGCACGTCCGCGTTCGGCATCTTCGTCGACAGCAAGGTGTGCATGGTCGGCAACGAGGCCGGCGTCATCACCACGCTGTCGCACAACGCCGAGGTGCAGCAGCAGTTCAAGCTGCCCGACGGGGTCAAGTGCATCGTCGCCGACGACGCGTGGCTCTACGCCGGCTGCGACGACGGCAACGTGTACGACCTGTCCGGCAAGGTGCCCCGCCTGGCCTACCGGATCGCGCCCGACATCGACATCTACTGGCTGGACATCCACGACGGCATCCTCGGCGTGTCCGACGCGGGCGGGGGCGTCGCCGCGATCGACCACGAGGACGAGTTCCTGTGGCGGCGCAAGAGCGCGGGCTCGTCCGGCTGGATGGTGCGCTGCGACGCCGACGCCGTGCACCACGGCCACTCCGGCGGCGTGACCAGCTACGACTGGCGCACCGGCGAGCAGCGCTGGCACCAGAAGACCGGCGCGGTGCTGTTCGGCTGGCAGGAGAGCACCACGCTGTACGCGGGCACCGCGACCCGCGAGGTCGTCGAGTTCGGCAAGGACGGCTCGGCCCGGCGCGTCTACCGCGCCGACGCGGCCGTGTTCTCGTGCGCGACCAGCCCCGACGGGCAGTACGTGTTCGCCGGTGACAACAGCTCCTCGGTGTACTGCTTCGACAGCTCCGGCAACCGGCTGTGGAAGCTCGGCACCGGCTGCGGCTCGGCGTACTCGATGCAGTACCACGACGAGCGCCTCTACATCGTGACCACGGACGGCTCGCTGGCGTGCATCGACGCCACCGAGTCCGCGATCCGCGCCGCCGAGCAGGGCACCGTGCCCGAGGTCGTCGACGTCAAGGCTCCGCGCATGGAGGCCGTGGCCGCGTCCACCACCGTCGAGATCGTCACCGCCGACGCGGGCGACGGCATCGTCCTGGAGTGCTACGAGGACGGCGGCCGCCTGCGCGTACGGGTCGTCTCCGACGGCTACCAGCGCTCCTGGCAGGTCCAGTTCCCGAAGAACATCCGCGAGTCCGGCGCCCGCTACGTCGTCTCCGAGGTCCGCGAGTCCGCCCGCGGCGGCTTCTACCGCGCCTTCGGCGAAATCCGCCGCCTCGCCTGAAAGGAAGGGCACCTTCTTAACGCTTTGTGTATAGGAAGGTGCCCTTCTTAACGCGGTCCTGGTCACGGGCACATCGGATCTCCACGGTTCCACCACCTCCGGCGCGGTCCCGCTGCCTACGCTCGCGGGATGCCGTACCCGAAGCGCACCGTCCGCCTGCTCGCCCTGATGTGGGCGGCGGTGTTCCTCGCCGTCGCGCTCGCGCTGCGGGCGGCGTTCGACGGTCCGGTGGAGCAGCATTCCGGCACGGCCCTGTACGCGTCGCTGGTGTACGCGGGCGCGTACCTGCTGCGGCCCCGGCTGAGCCCCCTGGCCGCGGGTGCGGGCGCGGTGGCGTTCTGCTGGGCGGTGGAGTGCGCGCAGCTCACCGGAGTGCCGGCGTACCTGTCGGCGCACAGCCTGCTCGCCCGCCTCGCGCTCGGCGTCCGCTTCGACCCGCTCGACCTCGCCTGGTATCCGGCGGGCGTCCTCCCGCTGGTCGCGGCGCACCTGCTGCTACGCGGACGGGCGAGCGGCACCGCCGCGGCATGACATACGCTTCCCGCTCGACCAGAAGGGACCCGGGCATGGACGAGCGTAAGCGGCAAGCCGCGATCCGCCAGGTCGGGCGGCTCAGAGCGGGCGAGGGCCTCTCCGAGGAGCAGCTCGACATGCGGCTCGAGCTGCTGGAACGGTCGTTCTACGTGCCGTCCGGCACGCTGACCGACCTGATGTTCTGCACCGACCTCAGTGACGAGGAGGTCGTGGACCGGGCGCTGGCGTACCAGCCGATCGCACTGCCCGGCCGGGTCGAGACCGCGCCGGAGGACGACCGTGCCGGTGGCGGAACACCCTCCGCCACCGGCACGTGTCCGGAGGTCAGACCCGGGTGATGCGGACCGCGTCCGCGATGACGAGGCCGGTGCCGTTGGTCCACCGGCTGACGCCTACCTTGTTGGCGTCGCCCGCGGTCAGGTTGAAGGTGCCCAGCACCCGCCACTGCCCGCCGGTGGCCCGCTGGTCCACGTTCACCGTCTGGTTGCCGCTGCTGGTGACGATGACGTACGGCGCGGAGCTGCAGTACCCGGGATCCGCCGGCCACCACGCCTCGACGCGGTAGCTGCCCGTCTCCGGGATGGCGAACTTGTACCAGGCGGCGTCGCTGGCCGGGGTCGGGTTGGCGAACCGGTAGTTCTCCCCGAACCGCTGCCCCGAGTACGCCGACGTGCCCCAGTTGGTGCTCGCGGCGAACCGCCCGGCCGTGGTGTTGTCCACGGTGGACGTCCAGCCCGGCGTCGGGTTCATGAGCCGCGCGACGTCGGCCCGCATCACGTTCAGGTCGATGAAGGACGGGTCGATCTTGCCGGTGGTGCTGGTCTCGCGGTGCCCGCGGGCGTAGCTGGAGTCGCGGCCGAGCTGCCGCAGCACCGCGGCGGTCGCCTTGAGCGAGGCGTTGTACTGCGCCGCGGTCATCTCCTGGTTGACGCCGTTGTAGTCGATCTCCCAGCCGATCAGCATGGTGTTGCCGTCACCGGCCGGGATGGGGCCGCTCGCGCGGGCGGTGCCCGCATGGTTGCACCGGCCGGCCGAGATGACGTGGAAGACGCCGTGGTAGTCCACCAGCGCCTGGCACAGGGGACCGGCCAGGTCGGACCGGCCGTTGATGCACACGTTGAGCGCGGGGTGCGGGTTGCTGGCGCTGGAGGTGGCCGCGGTGTGGTGCCAGAGCACGCCGATCGGGCTGAAGGAGCCCGGACGGTAGCGGTTGCGCCAGTCGCCGTGCTCGACGACGGAGACGCCGGCCGCCCGGAGCACGTCGGCCAGCCAGGGGATGTTCGCCATCACGCCTCCTGGATGACGTCGGCCGCGCACTCGGGCTCGGCGGCGGTCGCGGCGTGGGCGGGGCGGGCCACCAGGGCGACGGCGGCGGCCACCAGAGCCGGTACACCGAGCAGCCTTCGGCGACGGGCCTTGATCGAGCGGATTTTGGACACGGGACTCCCTGGGGGTGCGGAGGGACACGCTCGCGCACGCCCGGACCTGCGCGTATGTCGCCGATCGGGGCGCGTGACGGCACCCTATATCGGCACACGCGTCTATGTCGATAGCTTGCGGCATGCCAGATACTTGCGAAGATTTCCTTCACAATCGGCCGTCCGGACCCCACTCCGCCATATGGACGGAGGATGCCTGGTCACGGTACGGGACAGCCCGCCGCGACGGCAGGGTGGCGGCATCGACGTCATCGCAGCGGGACCGGCAGTCGCATGGCGCACCGGACGGCGGGGCGCATCGAGGCAGCCACCACAGCCGGAAGGTTAGGAAGGGCACCTTCTACGTCGGAAAACGATAAGAAGGTGCCCTTCCTTTCAGGCGCCCTTGCGGAGGCGGTCGGTGATGCGGCGGCCGGTCTCGGGGGTGACGGTGCGGTCGGCGGCTTCGCCGAGAGCGGTGGCGAGGTCGCCGAGGTGCAGGTCCACGGTGGACTCGACGAGTTCGGCGAGGCGGGCGGCGGCACGGCGGGCGCCGGCCCAGGCCACGAGCAGTGCGACGGCGCCGGCGAGGGCGGCGGGCCACCAGAGGATGCCGAGGGCCAGGTAGAGCAGGCCCCAGCCGGCCAGCACGGCGGACGAGTCCAGCTCCGCGCGGGCGTTGCGGACCTCGTGGCGGGCGTCGGCGGCGAGCAGCAGCCACAGCCGGGGCCAGGCCGCGCCGAGGTCGACGCCGTACTCGGCGCGCACGCGGGTGGCCACGGCGGCGAGCTGGTCGCCGAGCCAGGTGGGCCGCTGCGGCTCGGCGAGCGCGATGGCGTTGCGGCGGCGGCCGAGCCGCTCGGCGGCGGCGGCATCCGCCCCACCGCTGATCGCCTGCTCGAACCGCGCCTGCAGCGCGTTCCACCGGCGGCGGCGACGCTCGGTGGCCAGCCGGGCCGCGCCGGGCAGCGGCCAGCGGCCCTCCCACCCGGCCAGGATCGGCACGGAGAGCAGGTGCGCGAGCACCCCGGCGGCCAGCGCCGCGAGCAGCACCAGGGCGATCGCCAATGCGACGCCGGACGGGGTGGCGGCGAGCTCGTCCAGCGGGTTGGCGTCCAGACCGCGCGCCAGGCCGCCGATGTCGTCCCAGTCCCGCTGGCCGAGCACGGCCGCCACCACGGCCAGCCCGGTGAACAGCAGGCCGGGCAGCGCGAGCGCGGTGA
The Catellatospora sp. IY07-71 DNA segment above includes these coding regions:
- a CDS encoding GNAT family N-acetyltransferase, whose product is MFDRLSSRCRRTGLHVATTRRLWVISARLADLAQHGAIGGDDEARHWQGWSPEDVGPLPDGPTVAPPSDHTDVVTPLLDLLLFTAVERRTRIAVASVTTSRNPEGHHLIGGNVRAGFRNRGYGREALTAACELAHRHFGITTLYAGCEVGNTASRGWLAACGFTTDGQASGLTLPNGREIESLWWWRTDRRARVRCPHLHTTRLPADSGLTRPLSPTGGFPTISPPAPRADPQPR
- a CDS encoding N-acetylmuramoyl-L-alanine amidase; the encoded protein is MANIPWLADVLRAAGVSVVEHGDWRNRYRPGSFSPIGVLWHHTAATSSASNPHPALNVCINGRSDLAGPLCQALVDYHGVFHVISAGRCNHAGTARASGPIPAGDGNTMLIGWEIDYNGVNQEMTAAQYNASLKATAAVLRQLGRDSSYARGHRETSTTGKIDPSFIDLNVMRADVARLMNPTPGWTSTVDNTTAGRFAASTNWGTSAYSGQRFGENYRFANPTPASDAAWYKFAIPETGSYRVEAWWPADPGYCSSAPYVIVTSSGNQTVNVDQRATGGQWRVLGTFNLTAGDANKVGVSRWTNGTGLVIADAVRITRV
- a CDS encoding ABC transporter permease → MSVIEDAIVWLNDPLNWTNPDGILARTAEHLWISAAAVALGCALAWPLGIWLGHVGRGGPAVVTVTNLSRAVPTVALLTIFPLTAIGFGQPAIILALTLFAIPPLLANAYLGLREVDPEVRDAGRGMGLSGGQLLRKVELPLAVPYLANGFRIAAVQVIATATLAAFVNGGGLGMIISRGFGLGLNAGGGQVLAGGVLVAVLCLGVEGLLALAERALLPRALRRGAHRPPASVADALPGRA
- a CDS encoding HAD family phosphatase, whose translation is MLFDMDGTLFDSEPLWDIAIEELAHEYGAPIAAEVRLAMVGRSVDESMVLFHDGIGQPWRDAAVSARWIYDRVAGLFATDLVWRPGARELLHEVRAAGLPTALVTSTNRQCVDVALDTLGRHNFDAVVCGDEVAFTKPHPDPYQRAAKLLGVDPAHCIAIEDSPTGVASALAAGARVIGIPNAVKLSPMTGLTLLTTLTGATLATLTLAAFPH
- a CDS encoding class I SAM-dependent methyltransferase; translation: MARTKDWHDWHQPYADPESPLSRRLRLVQRHVAEWLDERPEPLLTVVSACAGQGRDLLGVLAGRADARRVRATLIEFDPRNAAAARELASGTGADVTVVCGDAGVTAAYADAVPADLVLLAGVLGNITDDDVRSTVTALPQLCAPGAAVIWTRTRRAPDLTPAIRTWFAEAGFAERAFHAPDGVLFSVGVHRLTAPPRSLDPSLRLFRFA
- a CDS encoding glycine betaine ABC transporter substrate-binding protein, which gives rise to MATHTRRASVLLLSAVSTAAFALAGCGQAGSSGTEAPATVSGAGCAPVAGEQLVVLEDDKHLQNADNVIAVANAKAASPALLAAVNKVGDALDTPKLVALNKAVEVDRKTSQVAAQDFAAQASLTTGLSGGNGPVVVGAANFPESRTLAELYKIALDAAGFKATVQTTGNRELYEAALERGELTVFPEYAATLTEFLNQKQNGKDAAPKASGDIDATVTALKELATKAGLAVGTPSKAADQNAYAVTKAFADQHQLKTLSDFAAKCSGTASILAGPAECPERPFCQPGLDKTYGIKFGSFLQADAGGAQTKTALTTGKATLGTVFSSDGTLVPNS
- a CDS encoding DUF2809 domain-containing protein, which produces MPYPKRTVRLLALMWAAVFLAVALALRAAFDGPVEQHSGTALYASLVYAGAYLLRPRLSPLAAGAGAVAFCWAVECAQLTGVPAYLSAHSLLARLALGVRFDPLDLAWYPAGVLPLVAAHLLLRGRASGTAAA
- a CDS encoding WGR domain-containing protein produces the protein MAVETTYLELSEADGGAHKFYEVIVDDTEMTIRYGRIGDAGATTKTTFADHDKARAAAAKKIGEKVRKGYAPAVQGQRQKRAVSRRAIVSTRSTAKTAPVLWRYRSGTSAFGIFVDSKVCMVGNEAGVITTLSHNAEVQQQFKLPDGVKCIVADDAWLYAGCDDGNVYDLSGKVPRLAYRIAPDIDIYWLDIHDGILGVSDAGGGVAAIDHEDEFLWRRKSAGSSGWMVRCDADAVHHGHSGGVTSYDWRTGEQRWHQKTGAVLFGWQESTTLYAGTATREVVEFGKDGSARRVYRADAAVFSCATSPDGQYVFAGDNSSSVYCFDSSGNRLWKLGTGCGSAYSMQYHDERLYIVTTDGSLACIDATESAIRAAEQGTVPEVVDVKAPRMEAVAASTTVEIVTADAGDGIVLECYEDGGRLRVRVVSDGYQRSWQVQFPKNIRESGARYVVSEVRESARGGFYRAFGEIRRLA